One window of the Periophthalmus magnuspinnatus isolate fPerMag1 chromosome 6, fPerMag1.2.pri, whole genome shotgun sequence genome contains the following:
- the LOC117372173 gene encoding ubiquinone biosynthesis protein COQ9-B, mitochondrial, whose protein sequence is MAALVRALRAGHGAGRALRERPRVLAPQCVQKRTFHGAALRMQDESKCDKAASAAASANHHVHHNFQQVPTEDAVSEQTSDEGHRPSSSFQEQNGEQDEEYETEEQLQARILSAALQFVPVHGWSMEAIAAGAESLGLSSASTGMFSGAGDLVLHFIADCNSQLIQILAEQQKQVQLGQAEPKKTADFLKDAVETRLRMYAPYIETWPQAMSLLLLPQNIPEGLKLLSSLVDDMWYYAGDRSTDMNWYTKRAALTGIYNTTELVMVQDSSPDFQETWDFLHNRIQDVVNMANTAKQVQSTGEAVVQGLVGAAVTLKNLTGINQRR, encoded by the exons ATGGCGGCACTGGTCCGAGCTTTGAGAGCAGGACACGGAGCCGGAAGGGCACTCCGGGAACGGCCTAGAG TTTTGGCTCCACAGTGTGTCCAGAAGCGCACGTTCCATGGTGCAGCTCTGAGAATGCAAGATGAATCCAAATGTGACAAAGCCGCGTCTGCTGCAGCCAGTGCCAACCATCATGTGCACCATAACTTCCAGCAGGTTCCAACGGAGGATGCTGTCTCAGAGCAAACCTCAGACGAGGGCCACAGGCCCAGCAGCAG TTTCCAGGAGCAGAATGGAGAGCAGGATGAGGAGTACGAGACTGAGGAACAGCTGCAGGCCAGAATCCTGAGTGCAGCGCTCCAGTTTGTACCTGTGCATGGCTGGTCTATGGAGGCCATTGCAGCAGGGGCAGAG AGCCTGGGCCTGTCCTCTGCTTCCACAGGCATGTTCAGTGGAGCCGGAGACCTGGTGCTTCATTTCATTGCCGACTGCAACTCCCAGCTCATTCAGATCCTTGCAGAACAACAGAAGCAGGTCCAACTAGGCCAGGCAGA ACCAAAGAAGACCGCAGACTTTCTGAAAGATGCAGTGGAGACCAGACTAAGGATGTATGCACCTTATATTGAAACGTGGCCCCAG GCTATGAGTCTCCTGCTGCTGCCTCAAAACATCCCTGAGGGTCTGAAGCTTCTGTCCTCACTAGTGGACGATATGTGGTACTATGCAGGGGATCGTTCCACAGAT atgAACTGGTACACAAAGAGGGCTGCACTAACAGGCATCTACAACACCACTGAACTGGTGATGGTGCAAGATTCTTCTCCTGATTTTCAGGAAACCTGGGACTTCCTCCACAATCGCATACAAGATGTTGTGAACATGGCCAACACAGCTAAGCAG GTGCAGTCAACAGGTGAAGCAGTTGTTCAAGGGCTTGTGGGAGCAGCTGTAACG TTGAAGAACCTGACTGGGATAAACCAGAGGAGATGA